In Taeniopygia guttata chromosome 7, bTaeGut7.mat, whole genome shotgun sequence, a single window of DNA contains:
- the LOC100225287 gene encoding centrosomal protein of 70 kDa isoform X3, producing MTEQEKAEWENLNRILMRHGLKPVSLSAPQSCRDISDMIVLDHQSSQEIRLALQTLVEDTERQQKVMQGLMEANRCLRDVVRLEQGRASRQEQRANDLENVVKNIKAKICQLEDETIAKACQQQNQVKELQKEQQASRVKYQQQQEKLQEQEEIIARLQKELRRVGREEQQRVDTQNKMFCQFCRRAPKSLLDQRYLCLIDYYESQISQIKKKLRQYKKDEDEVQREVKNKEDFLNLDATPNYKALLMSFQKQLTETKAKNEQLLFENKNLKKNLEISRPTAQELKFYKHQVKKLQKALKKTIQFSGNRTGENEEEKKDSGTVARVDQLQADCQQYLQVLSHIDSILRSPRAPPLIFRPGKVQNYIKEHGQGCGFEHLPLTIEMWADQLIALKDLHRSLRKLSLELLPWNTKDPQDNKESIRVEDLQLIVDAVLEELEHKEKSNQKQSLQTLSAIVSHFQKLFDVNSLNGVYPRMNEVYTKLGEMTNAMRNLHELLELDSSAPPTVVVDTVGKLCDIINKNVTEQVQQLLGTQDIHSIINKLEEHECFFPPFQALIQDLLCLLEINNMDDILPAVQNLKWGAGYG from the exons ATGACCGAG CAGGAGAAGGCAGAGTGGGAAAACTTAAACAGGATATTAATGCGTCATGGGTTGAAACCTGTCAGTCTTTCTGCCCCCCAAAGCTGCAGAGATATATCAG ATATGATTGTCCTAGATCATCAGTCTTCTCAAGAAATAAGACTTGCGTTGCAAACGCTGGTGGAAGACACTGAGCGACAGCAAAAGGTGATGCAGGGACTTATGGAAGCAAATCGATGTCTTAG agATGTGGTACGACTGGAACAAGGTCGGGCATCTCGGCAAGAGCAGCGGGCTAATGATTTGGAAAATGTGGTGAAGAACATTAAGGCCAAAATTTGTCAGCTGGAAGATGAAACTATAGCTAAGGCATGCCAGCAACAGAACCAAGTCAAGGAACTTCAAAAAGAGCAACAGGCTTCACGG GTAAAATaccaacagcagcaggaaaagctgcaagAACAGGAAGAGATTATTGCCCGCTTGCAGAAGGAGCTGAGGAGAGTTgggagggaggagcagcagcgaGTTGACActcaaaacaaaatgttttgtcAGTTTTGCAGAAGAGCTCCCAAGTCTCTCCTGGATCAGCG gtACCTATGTCTAATTGATTATTATGAGTCTCAAATTAGTCAGATTAAAAAGAAGCTGAG GCAATATAAAAAAGATGAAGACGAAGTGCAGAGAGAAGTGAAAAACAAGGAAGATTTCTTAAATCTAGATGCTACTCCTAATTACAAAGCACTGCTCATG TCTTTCCAGAAGCAACTTACTGAAACAAAAGCCAAGAATGAACAGcttttgtttgaaaataaaaatctcaagAAAAACTTGGAAATAAG CAGGCCAACTGCACAGGAATTAAAATTTTACAAGCACCAAGTGAAGAAACTACAGAAAGCTTTAAAGAAAACTATCCA ATTTTCAGGGAACAGGACTGGGGAAAAcgaagaagaaaagaaagactcTGGGACAGTTGCAAGAGTGGATCAGCTGCAGGCAGATTGCCAGCAATACTTGCAG GTTTTGTCCCATATTGATTCTATTTTGCGAAGCCCAAGAGCTCCTCCATTAATATTCCGGCCCGGCAAAGTGCAAAATTACATTAAAGAGCATGGACAGGGATGTGGATTTGAGCACCTTCCACTCACTATAGAAATGTGGGCAGATCAGCTCATAGCTCTAAAG gaTTTGCATAGGTCCTTGAGAAAACTGTCTCTGGAATTGCTGCCTTGGAACACTAAAGATCCACAGGACAACAAAGAATCCATACGAGTTGAAGACCTCCAGTTGATAGTAGATGCAGTTTTGGAAGAATTAGAACATAaggaaaag AGCAACCAGAAACAGTCCTTGCAAACCCTGTCTGCCATAGTCTCTCACTTCCAGAAGTTGTTTGATGTGAATTCTCTGAATGGTGTTTATCCACGGATGAACGAGGTGTACACAAAGCTGGGGGAAATGACCAATGCCATGAGGAACCTCCATGAGCTCCTAGAACTAG ACAGTTCAGCTCCACCCACTGTGGTTGTGGATACTGTTGGGAAACTGTGTGACATCATTAATAAGAACGTGACTGAGCAGGTACAGCAGCTTCTGGGCACCCAAGACATCCACAG TATCATCAATAAGCTTGAAGAACATGAGTGCTTCTTTCCGCCCTTTCAAGCTCTCATTCAAGACTTGCTGTGTCTTCTAG AGATCAATAACATGGATGATATTTTACCTGCAGTGCAAAACCTGAAATGGGGAGCTGGTTATGGGTGA
- the LOC100225287 gene encoding centrosomal protein of 70 kDa isoform X1 has product MTEQEKAEWENLNRILMRHGLKPVSLSAPQSCRDISDMIVLDHQSSQEIRLALQTLVEDTERQQKVMQGLMEANRCLRDVVRLEQGRASRQEQRANDLENVVKNIKAKICQLEDETIAKACQQQNQVKELQKEQQASRVKYQQQQEKLQEQEEIIARLQKELRRVGREEQQRVDTQNKMFCQFCRRAPKSLLDQRYLCLIDYYESQISQIKKKLRQYKKDEDEVQREVKNKEDFLNLDATPNYKALLMVWNFQEQVSADLSMSFQKQLTETKAKNEQLLFENKNLKKNLEISRPTAQELKFYKHQVKKLQKALKKTIQFSGNRTGENEEEKKDSGTVARVDQLQADCQQYLQVLSHIDSILRSPRAPPLIFRPGKVQNYIKEHGQGCGFEHLPLTIEMWADQLIALKDLHRSLRKLSLELLPWNTKDPQDNKESIRVEDLQLIVDAVLEELEHKEKSNQKQSLQTLSAIVSHFQKLFDVNSLNGVYPRMNEVYTKLGEMTNAMRNLHELLELDSSAPPTVVVDTVGKLCDIINKNVTEQVQQLLGTQDIHSIINKLEEHECFFPPFQALIQDLLCLLEINNMDDILPAVQNLKWGAGYG; this is encoded by the exons ATGACCGAG CAGGAGAAGGCAGAGTGGGAAAACTTAAACAGGATATTAATGCGTCATGGGTTGAAACCTGTCAGTCTTTCTGCCCCCCAAAGCTGCAGAGATATATCAG ATATGATTGTCCTAGATCATCAGTCTTCTCAAGAAATAAGACTTGCGTTGCAAACGCTGGTGGAAGACACTGAGCGACAGCAAAAGGTGATGCAGGGACTTATGGAAGCAAATCGATGTCTTAG agATGTGGTACGACTGGAACAAGGTCGGGCATCTCGGCAAGAGCAGCGGGCTAATGATTTGGAAAATGTGGTGAAGAACATTAAGGCCAAAATTTGTCAGCTGGAAGATGAAACTATAGCTAAGGCATGCCAGCAACAGAACCAAGTCAAGGAACTTCAAAAAGAGCAACAGGCTTCACGG GTAAAATaccaacagcagcaggaaaagctgcaagAACAGGAAGAGATTATTGCCCGCTTGCAGAAGGAGCTGAGGAGAGTTgggagggaggagcagcagcgaGTTGACActcaaaacaaaatgttttgtcAGTTTTGCAGAAGAGCTCCCAAGTCTCTCCTGGATCAGCG gtACCTATGTCTAATTGATTATTATGAGTCTCAAATTAGTCAGATTAAAAAGAAGCTGAG GCAATATAAAAAAGATGAAGACGAAGTGCAGAGAGAAGTGAAAAACAAGGAAGATTTCTTAAATCTAGATGCTACTCCTAATTACAAAGCACTGCTCATGGTATGGAACTTCCAAGAACAAGTCAGTGCAGATCTCTCAATG TCTTTCCAGAAGCAACTTACTGAAACAAAAGCCAAGAATGAACAGcttttgtttgaaaataaaaatctcaagAAAAACTTGGAAATAAG CAGGCCAACTGCACAGGAATTAAAATTTTACAAGCACCAAGTGAAGAAACTACAGAAAGCTTTAAAGAAAACTATCCA ATTTTCAGGGAACAGGACTGGGGAAAAcgaagaagaaaagaaagactcTGGGACAGTTGCAAGAGTGGATCAGCTGCAGGCAGATTGCCAGCAATACTTGCAG GTTTTGTCCCATATTGATTCTATTTTGCGAAGCCCAAGAGCTCCTCCATTAATATTCCGGCCCGGCAAAGTGCAAAATTACATTAAAGAGCATGGACAGGGATGTGGATTTGAGCACCTTCCACTCACTATAGAAATGTGGGCAGATCAGCTCATAGCTCTAAAG gaTTTGCATAGGTCCTTGAGAAAACTGTCTCTGGAATTGCTGCCTTGGAACACTAAAGATCCACAGGACAACAAAGAATCCATACGAGTTGAAGACCTCCAGTTGATAGTAGATGCAGTTTTGGAAGAATTAGAACATAaggaaaag AGCAACCAGAAACAGTCCTTGCAAACCCTGTCTGCCATAGTCTCTCACTTCCAGAAGTTGTTTGATGTGAATTCTCTGAATGGTGTTTATCCACGGATGAACGAGGTGTACACAAAGCTGGGGGAAATGACCAATGCCATGAGGAACCTCCATGAGCTCCTAGAACTAG ACAGTTCAGCTCCACCCACTGTGGTTGTGGATACTGTTGGGAAACTGTGTGACATCATTAATAAGAACGTGACTGAGCAGGTACAGCAGCTTCTGGGCACCCAAGACATCCACAG TATCATCAATAAGCTTGAAGAACATGAGTGCTTCTTTCCGCCCTTTCAAGCTCTCATTCAAGACTTGCTGTGTCTTCTAG AGATCAATAACATGGATGATATTTTACCTGCAGTGCAAAACCTGAAATGGGGAGCTGGTTATGGGTGA
- the LOC100225287 gene encoding centrosomal protein of 70 kDa isoform X7 — protein sequence MTEQEKAEWENLNRILMRHGLKPVSLSAPQSCRDISDMIVLDHQSSQEIRLALQTLVEDTERQQKVMQGLMEANRCLRDVVRLEQGRASRQEQRANDLENVVKNIKAKICQLEDETIAKACQQQNQVKELQKEQQASRVKYQQQQEKLQEQEEIIARLQKELRRVGREEQQRVDTQNKMFCQFCRRAPKSLLDQRYLCLIDYYESQISQIKKKLRQYKKDEDEVQREVKNKEDFLNLDATPNYKALLMVWNFQEQVSADLSMVTLQEPHRNINMFDFCPLFLSRLLNLEPLWAEFPVPVQIFSKML from the exons ATGACCGAG CAGGAGAAGGCAGAGTGGGAAAACTTAAACAGGATATTAATGCGTCATGGGTTGAAACCTGTCAGTCTTTCTGCCCCCCAAAGCTGCAGAGATATATCAG ATATGATTGTCCTAGATCATCAGTCTTCTCAAGAAATAAGACTTGCGTTGCAAACGCTGGTGGAAGACACTGAGCGACAGCAAAAGGTGATGCAGGGACTTATGGAAGCAAATCGATGTCTTAG agATGTGGTACGACTGGAACAAGGTCGGGCATCTCGGCAAGAGCAGCGGGCTAATGATTTGGAAAATGTGGTGAAGAACATTAAGGCCAAAATTTGTCAGCTGGAAGATGAAACTATAGCTAAGGCATGCCAGCAACAGAACCAAGTCAAGGAACTTCAAAAAGAGCAACAGGCTTCACGG GTAAAATaccaacagcagcaggaaaagctgcaagAACAGGAAGAGATTATTGCCCGCTTGCAGAAGGAGCTGAGGAGAGTTgggagggaggagcagcagcgaGTTGACActcaaaacaaaatgttttgtcAGTTTTGCAGAAGAGCTCCCAAGTCTCTCCTGGATCAGCG gtACCTATGTCTAATTGATTATTATGAGTCTCAAATTAGTCAGATTAAAAAGAAGCTGAG GCAATATAAAAAAGATGAAGACGAAGTGCAGAGAGAAGTGAAAAACAAGGAAGATTTCTTAAATCTAGATGCTACTCCTAATTACAAAGCACTGCTCATGGTATGGAACTTCCAAGAACAAGTCAGTGCAGATCTCTCAATGGTAACCCTTCAAGAACCACATCGAAACATAAACATGTTTGATTTCTGCCCTTTGTTCTTGTCACGTCTTCTGAACTTGGAGCCTCTGTGGGCAGAGTTCCCTGTCCCTGTACAAATATTCAGCAAAATGTTGTGA
- the LOC100225287 gene encoding centrosomal protein of 70 kDa isoform X2 — translation MTEQEKAEWENLNRILMRHGLKPVSLSAPQSCRDISDMIVLDHQSSQEIRLALQTLVEDTERQQKVMQGLMEANRCLRDVVRLEQGRASRQEQRANDLENVVKNIKAKICQLEDETIAKACQQQNQVKELQKEQQASRVKYQQQQEKLQEQEEIIARLQKELRRVGREEQQRVDTQNKMFCQFCRRAPKSLLDQRYLCLIDYYESQISQIKKKLRQYKKDEDEVQREVKNKEDFLNLDATPNYKALLMVWNFQEQVSADLSMSFQKQLTETKAKNEQLLFENKNLKKNLEIRPTAQELKFYKHQVKKLQKALKKTIQFSGNRTGENEEEKKDSGTVARVDQLQADCQQYLQVLSHIDSILRSPRAPPLIFRPGKVQNYIKEHGQGCGFEHLPLTIEMWADQLIALKDLHRSLRKLSLELLPWNTKDPQDNKESIRVEDLQLIVDAVLEELEHKEKSNQKQSLQTLSAIVSHFQKLFDVNSLNGVYPRMNEVYTKLGEMTNAMRNLHELLELDSSAPPTVVVDTVGKLCDIINKNVTEQVQQLLGTQDIHSIINKLEEHECFFPPFQALIQDLLCLLEINNMDDILPAVQNLKWGAGYG, via the exons ATGACCGAG CAGGAGAAGGCAGAGTGGGAAAACTTAAACAGGATATTAATGCGTCATGGGTTGAAACCTGTCAGTCTTTCTGCCCCCCAAAGCTGCAGAGATATATCAG ATATGATTGTCCTAGATCATCAGTCTTCTCAAGAAATAAGACTTGCGTTGCAAACGCTGGTGGAAGACACTGAGCGACAGCAAAAGGTGATGCAGGGACTTATGGAAGCAAATCGATGTCTTAG agATGTGGTACGACTGGAACAAGGTCGGGCATCTCGGCAAGAGCAGCGGGCTAATGATTTGGAAAATGTGGTGAAGAACATTAAGGCCAAAATTTGTCAGCTGGAAGATGAAACTATAGCTAAGGCATGCCAGCAACAGAACCAAGTCAAGGAACTTCAAAAAGAGCAACAGGCTTCACGG GTAAAATaccaacagcagcaggaaaagctgcaagAACAGGAAGAGATTATTGCCCGCTTGCAGAAGGAGCTGAGGAGAGTTgggagggaggagcagcagcgaGTTGACActcaaaacaaaatgttttgtcAGTTTTGCAGAAGAGCTCCCAAGTCTCTCCTGGATCAGCG gtACCTATGTCTAATTGATTATTATGAGTCTCAAATTAGTCAGATTAAAAAGAAGCTGAG GCAATATAAAAAAGATGAAGACGAAGTGCAGAGAGAAGTGAAAAACAAGGAAGATTTCTTAAATCTAGATGCTACTCCTAATTACAAAGCACTGCTCATGGTATGGAACTTCCAAGAACAAGTCAGTGCAGATCTCTCAATG TCTTTCCAGAAGCAACTTACTGAAACAAAAGCCAAGAATGAACAGcttttgtttgaaaataaaaatctcaagAAAAACTTGGAAATAAG GCCAACTGCACAGGAATTAAAATTTTACAAGCACCAAGTGAAGAAACTACAGAAAGCTTTAAAGAAAACTATCCA ATTTTCAGGGAACAGGACTGGGGAAAAcgaagaagaaaagaaagactcTGGGACAGTTGCAAGAGTGGATCAGCTGCAGGCAGATTGCCAGCAATACTTGCAG GTTTTGTCCCATATTGATTCTATTTTGCGAAGCCCAAGAGCTCCTCCATTAATATTCCGGCCCGGCAAAGTGCAAAATTACATTAAAGAGCATGGACAGGGATGTGGATTTGAGCACCTTCCACTCACTATAGAAATGTGGGCAGATCAGCTCATAGCTCTAAAG gaTTTGCATAGGTCCTTGAGAAAACTGTCTCTGGAATTGCTGCCTTGGAACACTAAAGATCCACAGGACAACAAAGAATCCATACGAGTTGAAGACCTCCAGTTGATAGTAGATGCAGTTTTGGAAGAATTAGAACATAaggaaaag AGCAACCAGAAACAGTCCTTGCAAACCCTGTCTGCCATAGTCTCTCACTTCCAGAAGTTGTTTGATGTGAATTCTCTGAATGGTGTTTATCCACGGATGAACGAGGTGTACACAAAGCTGGGGGAAATGACCAATGCCATGAGGAACCTCCATGAGCTCCTAGAACTAG ACAGTTCAGCTCCACCCACTGTGGTTGTGGATACTGTTGGGAAACTGTGTGACATCATTAATAAGAACGTGACTGAGCAGGTACAGCAGCTTCTGGGCACCCAAGACATCCACAG TATCATCAATAAGCTTGAAGAACATGAGTGCTTCTTTCCGCCCTTTCAAGCTCTCATTCAAGACTTGCTGTGTCTTCTAG AGATCAATAACATGGATGATATTTTACCTGCAGTGCAAAACCTGAAATGGGGAGCTGGTTATGGGTGA
- the LOC100225287 gene encoding centrosomal protein of 70 kDa isoform X5 yields the protein MTEQEKAEWENLNRILMRHGLKPVSLSAPQSCRDISDMIVLDHQSSQEIRLALQTLVEDTERQQKVMQGLMEANRCLRDVVRLEQGRASRQEQRANDLENVVKNIKAKICQLEDETIAKACQQQNQVKELQKEQQASRVKYQQQQEKLQEQEEIIARLQKELRRVGREEQQRVDTQNKMFCQFCRRAPKSLLDQRQYKKDEDEVQREVKNKEDFLNLDATPNYKALLMVWNFQEQVSADLSMSFQKQLTETKAKNEQLLFENKNLKKNLEISRPTAQELKFYKHQVKKLQKALKKTIQFSGNRTGENEEEKKDSGTVARVDQLQADCQQYLQVLSHIDSILRSPRAPPLIFRPGKVQNYIKEHGQGCGFEHLPLTIEMWADQLIALKDLHRSLRKLSLELLPWNTKDPQDNKESIRVEDLQLIVDAVLEELEHKEKSNQKQSLQTLSAIVSHFQKLFDVNSLNGVYPRMNEVYTKLGEMTNAMRNLHELLELDSSAPPTVVVDTVGKLCDIINKNVTEQVQQLLGTQDIHSIINKLEEHECFFPPFQALIQDLLCLLEINNMDDILPAVQNLKWGAGYG from the exons ATGACCGAG CAGGAGAAGGCAGAGTGGGAAAACTTAAACAGGATATTAATGCGTCATGGGTTGAAACCTGTCAGTCTTTCTGCCCCCCAAAGCTGCAGAGATATATCAG ATATGATTGTCCTAGATCATCAGTCTTCTCAAGAAATAAGACTTGCGTTGCAAACGCTGGTGGAAGACACTGAGCGACAGCAAAAGGTGATGCAGGGACTTATGGAAGCAAATCGATGTCTTAG agATGTGGTACGACTGGAACAAGGTCGGGCATCTCGGCAAGAGCAGCGGGCTAATGATTTGGAAAATGTGGTGAAGAACATTAAGGCCAAAATTTGTCAGCTGGAAGATGAAACTATAGCTAAGGCATGCCAGCAACAGAACCAAGTCAAGGAACTTCAAAAAGAGCAACAGGCTTCACGG GTAAAATaccaacagcagcaggaaaagctgcaagAACAGGAAGAGATTATTGCCCGCTTGCAGAAGGAGCTGAGGAGAGTTgggagggaggagcagcagcgaGTTGACActcaaaacaaaatgttttgtcAGTTTTGCAGAAGAGCTCCCAAGTCTCTCCTGGATCAGCG GCAATATAAAAAAGATGAAGACGAAGTGCAGAGAGAAGTGAAAAACAAGGAAGATTTCTTAAATCTAGATGCTACTCCTAATTACAAAGCACTGCTCATGGTATGGAACTTCCAAGAACAAGTCAGTGCAGATCTCTCAATG TCTTTCCAGAAGCAACTTACTGAAACAAAAGCCAAGAATGAACAGcttttgtttgaaaataaaaatctcaagAAAAACTTGGAAATAAG CAGGCCAACTGCACAGGAATTAAAATTTTACAAGCACCAAGTGAAGAAACTACAGAAAGCTTTAAAGAAAACTATCCA ATTTTCAGGGAACAGGACTGGGGAAAAcgaagaagaaaagaaagactcTGGGACAGTTGCAAGAGTGGATCAGCTGCAGGCAGATTGCCAGCAATACTTGCAG GTTTTGTCCCATATTGATTCTATTTTGCGAAGCCCAAGAGCTCCTCCATTAATATTCCGGCCCGGCAAAGTGCAAAATTACATTAAAGAGCATGGACAGGGATGTGGATTTGAGCACCTTCCACTCACTATAGAAATGTGGGCAGATCAGCTCATAGCTCTAAAG gaTTTGCATAGGTCCTTGAGAAAACTGTCTCTGGAATTGCTGCCTTGGAACACTAAAGATCCACAGGACAACAAAGAATCCATACGAGTTGAAGACCTCCAGTTGATAGTAGATGCAGTTTTGGAAGAATTAGAACATAaggaaaag AGCAACCAGAAACAGTCCTTGCAAACCCTGTCTGCCATAGTCTCTCACTTCCAGAAGTTGTTTGATGTGAATTCTCTGAATGGTGTTTATCCACGGATGAACGAGGTGTACACAAAGCTGGGGGAAATGACCAATGCCATGAGGAACCTCCATGAGCTCCTAGAACTAG ACAGTTCAGCTCCACCCACTGTGGTTGTGGATACTGTTGGGAAACTGTGTGACATCATTAATAAGAACGTGACTGAGCAGGTACAGCAGCTTCTGGGCACCCAAGACATCCACAG TATCATCAATAAGCTTGAAGAACATGAGTGCTTCTTTCCGCCCTTTCAAGCTCTCATTCAAGACTTGCTGTGTCTTCTAG AGATCAATAACATGGATGATATTTTACCTGCAGTGCAAAACCTGAAATGGGGAGCTGGTTATGGGTGA
- the LOC100225287 gene encoding centrosomal protein of 70 kDa isoform X4, translated as MTEQEKAEWENLNRILMRHGLKPVSLSAPQSCRDISDMIVLDHQSSQEIRLALQTLVEDTERQQKVMQGLMEANRCLRDVVRLEQGRASRQEQRANDLENVVKNIKAKICQLEDETIAKACQQQNQVKELQKEQQASRVKYQQQQEKLQEQEEIIARLQKELRRVGREEQQRVDTQNKMFCQFCRRAPKSLLDQRYLCLIDYYESQISQIKKKLRQYKKDEDEVQREVKNKEDFLNLDATPNYKALLMSFQKQLTETKAKNEQLLFENKNLKKNLEIRPTAQELKFYKHQVKKLQKALKKTIQFSGNRTGENEEEKKDSGTVARVDQLQADCQQYLQVLSHIDSILRSPRAPPLIFRPGKVQNYIKEHGQGCGFEHLPLTIEMWADQLIALKDLHRSLRKLSLELLPWNTKDPQDNKESIRVEDLQLIVDAVLEELEHKEKSNQKQSLQTLSAIVSHFQKLFDVNSLNGVYPRMNEVYTKLGEMTNAMRNLHELLELDSSAPPTVVVDTVGKLCDIINKNVTEQVQQLLGTQDIHSIINKLEEHECFFPPFQALIQDLLCLLEINNMDDILPAVQNLKWGAGYG; from the exons ATGACCGAG CAGGAGAAGGCAGAGTGGGAAAACTTAAACAGGATATTAATGCGTCATGGGTTGAAACCTGTCAGTCTTTCTGCCCCCCAAAGCTGCAGAGATATATCAG ATATGATTGTCCTAGATCATCAGTCTTCTCAAGAAATAAGACTTGCGTTGCAAACGCTGGTGGAAGACACTGAGCGACAGCAAAAGGTGATGCAGGGACTTATGGAAGCAAATCGATGTCTTAG agATGTGGTACGACTGGAACAAGGTCGGGCATCTCGGCAAGAGCAGCGGGCTAATGATTTGGAAAATGTGGTGAAGAACATTAAGGCCAAAATTTGTCAGCTGGAAGATGAAACTATAGCTAAGGCATGCCAGCAACAGAACCAAGTCAAGGAACTTCAAAAAGAGCAACAGGCTTCACGG GTAAAATaccaacagcagcaggaaaagctgcaagAACAGGAAGAGATTATTGCCCGCTTGCAGAAGGAGCTGAGGAGAGTTgggagggaggagcagcagcgaGTTGACActcaaaacaaaatgttttgtcAGTTTTGCAGAAGAGCTCCCAAGTCTCTCCTGGATCAGCG gtACCTATGTCTAATTGATTATTATGAGTCTCAAATTAGTCAGATTAAAAAGAAGCTGAG GCAATATAAAAAAGATGAAGACGAAGTGCAGAGAGAAGTGAAAAACAAGGAAGATTTCTTAAATCTAGATGCTACTCCTAATTACAAAGCACTGCTCATG TCTTTCCAGAAGCAACTTACTGAAACAAAAGCCAAGAATGAACAGcttttgtttgaaaataaaaatctcaagAAAAACTTGGAAATAAG GCCAACTGCACAGGAATTAAAATTTTACAAGCACCAAGTGAAGAAACTACAGAAAGCTTTAAAGAAAACTATCCA ATTTTCAGGGAACAGGACTGGGGAAAAcgaagaagaaaagaaagactcTGGGACAGTTGCAAGAGTGGATCAGCTGCAGGCAGATTGCCAGCAATACTTGCAG GTTTTGTCCCATATTGATTCTATTTTGCGAAGCCCAAGAGCTCCTCCATTAATATTCCGGCCCGGCAAAGTGCAAAATTACATTAAAGAGCATGGACAGGGATGTGGATTTGAGCACCTTCCACTCACTATAGAAATGTGGGCAGATCAGCTCATAGCTCTAAAG gaTTTGCATAGGTCCTTGAGAAAACTGTCTCTGGAATTGCTGCCTTGGAACACTAAAGATCCACAGGACAACAAAGAATCCATACGAGTTGAAGACCTCCAGTTGATAGTAGATGCAGTTTTGGAAGAATTAGAACATAaggaaaag AGCAACCAGAAACAGTCCTTGCAAACCCTGTCTGCCATAGTCTCTCACTTCCAGAAGTTGTTTGATGTGAATTCTCTGAATGGTGTTTATCCACGGATGAACGAGGTGTACACAAAGCTGGGGGAAATGACCAATGCCATGAGGAACCTCCATGAGCTCCTAGAACTAG ACAGTTCAGCTCCACCCACTGTGGTTGTGGATACTGTTGGGAAACTGTGTGACATCATTAATAAGAACGTGACTGAGCAGGTACAGCAGCTTCTGGGCACCCAAGACATCCACAG TATCATCAATAAGCTTGAAGAACATGAGTGCTTCTTTCCGCCCTTTCAAGCTCTCATTCAAGACTTGCTGTGTCTTCTAG AGATCAATAACATGGATGATATTTTACCTGCAGTGCAAAACCTGAAATGGGGAGCTGGTTATGGGTGA